Proteins encoded within one genomic window of Plasmodium cynomolgi strain B DNA, chromosome 11, whole genome shotgun sequence:
- a CDS encoding hypothetical protein (putative), with product MEPIDRLNSNCLFADSNYYEKEDVIKNLYNTVLTRTVKEIDEKNYNLIETLVKYEGEINRCIDMSNYYINEAFSSTLKTEKVRRRLRVHIYTIFNDGDKEMNYPADIEIADSENIYKYASPSSFTFNIHGYILNADESDYDNDADSPGVHTVPASASKNDDNDLNHLVDEGRTRTKDADSKCSGTDIDDLSDTNEQIDYCNTTVMKFTSFFSTIMVMRDKETIIYDKNNKNYYDCDKLTFSRIVNEKKKETIKIFLFLDQKIPFFELSPQLKNFMQSPEETMPEVIKRIYEYSLEKELIDPNGIMRTDEVLRDVLEKHVSIQKPIVLEHVVDLEKEDESESIYDIVVDIFEPFIAFEDGKLQKFVLDSHHLSNLLQFLKMNETKDGSSDKMSKCHVENMRSSKEGKEGEEFAEKADQRDEVIETKSSAEQNRDASEEEISHRENAEEEGETNVCEEKGKKEKRSGKEGSLSRKDTDKKEANLNSPTISIFEKLNGIQGEIDNMDEEIINILCKIKQKNSLRLRYTNFYENPCGFIDHVMNSKFPVDFESVNDNNYIYDQAANINDDNYYKLPWVHRGISKYLLIKNKNFDDVLKSVLNSMNLDCKRKLDDMNTNESKKQKLHLGAEENFDNNPYKFNMNYSYQNQPDLNNNAYFYYPNKNMNFNNAPEPFINNPMQNFCNNMNYESSNMPVPVPVPVAVPVSPPFPIEMMAFNGNNNKLPENMNLQNNFMQNNEQGNFNMYAQQVAPNAPYMMNYPPFNEMPPQNGFNPMYPGAVPMDGVYPNGNFYSANNYVP from the exons ATGGAGCCTATAGATCGTTTAAATTCGAATTGCTTGTTTGCTGACAGTAACTACTATGAGAAGGAAGATGTTATTAAGAATTTATATAACACAGTGCTTACCAGGACGGTTAAAGAGATAGACGAAAAAAACTACAATTTAATTGAAACGTTGGTGAAGTATGAAGGGGAGATAAATAGATGTATTGACATGAGCAACTATTACATTAATGAAGCATTCTCATCAACCTTAAAGACAGAAAAGGTAAGACGCAGGTTGAGGGTTCACATCTACACCATTTTCAATGATGGTGACAAAGAAATGAATTATCCAGCTGATATTGAAATAGCAGATTCGGAGAATATTTACAAGTATGCTTCTCCTTCGTCTTTTACATTTAACATTCatggttatattttaaatgccGATGAAAGTGATTACGATAATGATGCTGATTCGCCTGGCGTGCATACAGTCCCAGCTAGCGCAAgtaaaaatgatgataaCGATTTGAACCATTTAGTAGACGAAGGTAGGACAAGAACCAAGGATGCGGATAGCAAATGTTCAGGCACAGACATCGATGATTTATCCGACACGAATGAGCAGATAGATTATTGCAACACCACTGTTATGAAATTtacttccttcttttcaacCATCATGGTTATGCGAGACAAAGAAACCATTATATATgataagaataataaaaattattacgatTGTGATAAGCTAACATTTAGTCGTATagtgaatgaaaaaaaaaaggagacaattaaaatatttctatttttagaCCAGAAAATACCATTTTTCGAACTTTCGCCTCAGTTAAAGAATTTTATGCAGTCCCCCGAAGAAACTATGCCGGAAGTTATAAAGCGTATTTATGAATATAGCCTAGAAAAGGAATTAATTGATCCGAATGGGATTATGAGAACGGATGAAGTGTTAAGAGACGTGTTAGAG AAACATGTGTCCATTCAGAAGCCAATAGTTCTAGAGCACGTTGTTGATCTAGAGAAGGAAGATGAATCGGAGAGCATCTACGATATCGTAGTGGACATTTTTGAACCCTTCATAGCTTTCGAAGATGGCAAGcttcaaaaatttgttctGGATTCACATCACCTCAGTAATTTGTTacagtttttaaaaatgaatgaaacgAAGGATGGCAGCAGCGataaaatgagcaaatgtcATGTTGAAAATATGAGGAGTTCCAAAGAAGGCAAGGAAGGAGAGGAGTTTGCTGAAAAAGCGGACCAAAGGGACGAAGTCATTGAGACAAAGAGCAGCGCCGAACAGAATCGAGATGCATCAGAGGAGGAAATTTCCCATCGTGAGAACGCCGAAGAGGAGGGCGAAACAAACGtgtgtgaagaaaaaggtaagaaggaaaaacgcTCAGGGAAAGAAGGCTCTTTATCGCGCAAGGACactgataaaaaagaagcaaatttAAATTCGCCAACAATTTCTATATTTGAAAAGCTAAATGGAATACAAGGCGAAATAGACAACATGGATGAGGAAATTATAAACATcttatgtaaaattaaacagaaaaatagcTTAAGGTTACGttacacaaatttttatgaaaaccCATGTGGCTTTATTGACCACGTGATGAATAGCAAATTTCCAGTAGATTTCGAAAGTGTAAACGATAATAACTATATATACGACCAAGCGGCAAATATCAATGATGATAATTATTACAAACTACCGTGGGTTCATAGGGGAATTTCAAAATAtctattaattaaaaataaaaattttgacgaCGTTCTGAAGTCTGTCTTAAATTCAATGAACCTAGattgtaaaagaaaattagaCGATATGAATACAAACGAAagtaaaaagcaaaaactaCATCTGGGTGCAGAGGAAAATTTCGATAATAACCCTTATAAATTTAACATGAATTATAGTTATCAGAACCAGCCAGATTTAAATAACAATGCGTATTTTTACTAtccaaacaaaaatatgaattttaataatgcacCAGAACCGTTTATTAACAACCCTatgcaaaatttttgcaataatATGAATTACGAAAGCAGCAACATGCCTGTGCCCGTCCCTGTGCCTGTGGCTGTCCctgtttcccccccctttcccaTTGAAATGATGGCATTCAACgggaataataataaattgccagaaaatatgaatctccaaaataatttcatgCAGAACAACGAACAAGGTAATTTTAACATGTATGCGCAGCAAGTTGCACCAAATGCTCCATACATGATGAATTACCCCCCTTTTAATGAAATGCCTCCGCAAAATGGTTTTAACCCAATGTACCCCGGGGCAGTACCTATGGACGGAGTATATCCGAATGGGAACTTCTACAGTGCGAACAACTACGTTCCGTAG